A part of Crassostrea angulata isolate pt1a10 chromosome 5, ASM2561291v2, whole genome shotgun sequence genomic DNA contains:
- the LOC128186289 gene encoding uncharacterized protein LOC128186289 yields MDLNKCLNCEQPFQIKKKGFKRKSISKLAIPLIRLNDILDKKITLPLTPTQKFLCNDCASLTLKIYKHDTKKNSSFIKPEKLNVKRKFSFTPVKLVKRKCLTSTPKHLTSTPVKSIKLKTFKKEGFKDKVCRYIKDSHYDYALRIMMKKSKCARDAVMNVLRRMIKKEVKNANIPSLKIPSTVKSLQDFQWQRVIQEASHSIPLLTGLLQGSLSCRWNKNADIDDKGNVGSLVPALGFLMGTILHFHNPKKYNLLQTIISVEMYRSGCNQKIFRWFQKLGWCKGVKGTRTAVDKLCTEFDDSINSWKNAIQVNIFF; encoded by the exons ATGGATCTAAATAAGTGCCTAAATTGTGAGCAACCATTTCAAATTAAGAAGAAgggttttaaaagaaaatcaatttcaaaactGGCCATACCCTTAATCAGGCTCAATGACATTTTAGACAAAAAAATAACTCTTCCTTTAACACCAACCCAGAAGTTTTTGTGTAATGACTGTGCATCATTGACtcttaaaatttataaacatgaCACAAAAAAGAACTCTAGTTTCATTAAACCAGAAAAATtgaatgtaaaaagaaaattcagcTTTACTCCTGTGAAACTTGTCAAAAGAAAATGCCTGACATCTACCCCTAAACATCTGACTTCAACCCCAGTAAAAtctattaaattaaaaacatttaagaaaGAAGGGTTCAAAGACAAAGTGTGCAGGTACATCAAAGATTCACACTATGACTATGCCTTGAGAATTATGATGAAGAAAAGCAAGTGCGCAAGAGATGCTGTGATGAATGTTCTAAGGCGCATGATTAAGAAGGAGGTGAAAAATGCTAACATTCCATCCCTCAAAATTCCATCAACTGTAAAGTCTTTACAGGATTTTCAATGGCAACGAGTAATCCAAGAGGCAAGTCATAGTATTCCTCTCTTGACAGGACTTTTGCAGGGATCATTGTCATGTCGTTGGAACAAAAATGCTGACAT AGATGACAAAGGTAATGTTGGTTCACTTGTGCCAGCCCTAGGATTTCTTATGGGTACCATTTTGCATTTCCACAATCCCAAGAAGTACAATCTTCTCCAGACTATTATATCTGTTGAAATGTACAGATCAGGATGCAACCAAAAG ATTTTTAGGTGGTTCCAAAAGCTGGGATGGTGTAAGGGTGTTAAGGGAACAAGAACAGCAGTCGATAAATTGTGCACAGAGTTTGATGACAGCATTAACTCCTGGAAGAATGCTATTCaggtgaatatttttttctga
- the LOC128186248 gene encoding E3 ubiquitin-protein ligase RNF34-like isoform X2, producing the protein MLPNKKDNHGFFGLPSQKYRDWSEKTAVQVTEDDPCRSKSEYFSINPFTLHHSRWNCFDDVETDAIPKSPSKSPRLLISDSPSPYDEDLEHDGEVSSSVVSSPSEHISPSSSSSSSLSSSSVLSPFSSMSKGFLSSLPSFPENNHQAAVLSIASYQESGSVPDNMLFADFSNRNNGSQGVTSDLRSARCCSSQYIEEQSRTDSDMNRPYLPYINQSNFDVEQSILERNCSAKSSTPSNSSCKYSIAVDENEPDCARKTEPMETDRYPDKTLEKNPLLTDSAQAVLNMGYLPKHVKQAVDNVLKTKTWQTMNVEDILDVITENDEENSESAKTQNEASAADDIKNPEKLKESNETLRERTICKMCCTERVSIVFLPCGHLVSCGQCSPALRKCPMCRQGIKGTVRVKFN; encoded by the exons ATGTTGCCAAATAAAAAGGATAATCATGGGTTTTTCGGGCTCCCTTCCCAGAAATACCGAGATTGGTCCGAGAAGACAGCAGTTCAAGTAACAGAAGATGACCCCTGTCGTTCTAAATCAGAGTATTTCTCAATCAACCCCTTTACGCTACATCATTCAAGGTGGAATTGTTTCGATGATGTAGAAACGGACGCCATTCCAAAATCACCATCAAAATCTCCTAGACTACTAATTTCGGATTCGCCTTCTCCTTATGACGAGGATTTAGAGCATGATGGCGAAGTCTCGAGTTCTGTTGTGTCATCGCCTTCCGAACATATATCCccatcatcatcgtcgtcatcatcTTTGTCTTCATCATCAGTGTTATCACCGTTTTCATCGATGTCGAAGGGTTTTCTATCATCGCTCCCATCCTTTCCCGAAAACAATCACCAGGCGGCAGTGTTATCGATAGCGTCTTATCAGGAAAGCGGTAGTGTTCCGGACAATATGTTATTTGCAGACTTTAGCAATAGAAACAACGGCTCACAAGGTGTGACATCAGATTTGAGATCAGCAAGATGCTGCTCTTCACAATATATTGAAGAACAATCTCGAACGGATTCCGATATGAACCGACCATATTTACCTTACATAAACCAGAGCAATTTTGATGTTGAACAGTCAATACTAGAGCGAAATTGTAGTGCCAAG TCTTCCACACCATCAAATTCATCTTGCAAATATTCAATAGCAGTCGACGAAAATGAACCAg atTGTGCAAGGAAAACGGAGCCCATGGAAACAGACCGGTACCCAGACAAGACTCTGGAGAAAAATCCACTCCTGACCGATTCAGCTCAGGCCGTGCTCAATATGGGATACTTACCCAAACATGTCAAACAAGCTGTCGATAACGTGCTCAAGACCAAAA cTTGGCAGACAATGAACGTTGAGGATATTCTTGATGTCATTACGGAAAATGATGAAGAAAACTCGGAATCTGCGAAAACTCAAAACGAGGCTTCAGCTGCAGACgacataaaaa aTCCCGAAAAGCTCAAAGAAAGTAACGAGACTTTACGAGAACGAACGAtttgtaaaatgtgttgtacAGAGAGAGTCTCCATTGTCTTTCTTCCCTGTGGTCACCTGGTCAGCTGTGGTCAGTGTTCACCTGCACTCCGGAAGTGTCCCATGTGTCGACAGGGAATCAAAGGAACCGTCCGGGTCAAGTTCAATTAA
- the LOC128186248 gene encoding uncharacterized protein LOC128186248 isoform X1: METSFERDFPESFAFTERKLVMLPNKKDNHGFFGLPSQKYRDWSEKTAVQVTEDDPCRSKSEYFSINPFTLHHSRWNCFDDVETDAIPKSPSKSPRLLISDSPSPYDEDLEHDGEVSSSVVSSPSEHISPSSSSSSSLSSSSVLSPFSSMSKGFLSSLPSFPENNHQAAVLSIASYQESGSVPDNMLFADFSNRNNGSQGVTSDLRSARCCSSQYIEEQSRTDSDMNRPYLPYINQSNFDVEQSILERNCSAKSSTPSNSSCKYSIAVDENEPDCARKTEPMETDRYPDKTLEKNPLLTDSAQAVLNMGYLPKHVKQAVDNVLKTKTWQTMNVEDILDVITENDEENSESAKTQNEASAADDIKNPEKLKESNETLRERTICKMCCTERVSIVFLPCGHLVSCGQCSPALRKCPMCRQGIKGTVRVKFN; the protein is encoded by the exons ATGGAAACGAGCTTTGAACGAGACTTCCCAG AATCTTTTGCATTCACGGAACGAAAACTAGTGATGTTGCCAAATAAAAAGGATAATCATGGGTTTTTCGGGCTCCCTTCCCAGAAATACCGAGATTGGTCCGAGAAGACAGCAGTTCAAGTAACAGAAGATGACCCCTGTCGTTCTAAATCAGAGTATTTCTCAATCAACCCCTTTACGCTACATCATTCAAGGTGGAATTGTTTCGATGATGTAGAAACGGACGCCATTCCAAAATCACCATCAAAATCTCCTAGACTACTAATTTCGGATTCGCCTTCTCCTTATGACGAGGATTTAGAGCATGATGGCGAAGTCTCGAGTTCTGTTGTGTCATCGCCTTCCGAACATATATCCccatcatcatcgtcgtcatcatcTTTGTCTTCATCATCAGTGTTATCACCGTTTTCATCGATGTCGAAGGGTTTTCTATCATCGCTCCCATCCTTTCCCGAAAACAATCACCAGGCGGCAGTGTTATCGATAGCGTCTTATCAGGAAAGCGGTAGTGTTCCGGACAATATGTTATTTGCAGACTTTAGCAATAGAAACAACGGCTCACAAGGTGTGACATCAGATTTGAGATCAGCAAGATGCTGCTCTTCACAATATATTGAAGAACAATCTCGAACGGATTCCGATATGAACCGACCATATTTACCTTACATAAACCAGAGCAATTTTGATGTTGAACAGTCAATACTAGAGCGAAATTGTAGTGCCAAG TCTTCCACACCATCAAATTCATCTTGCAAATATTCAATAGCAGTCGACGAAAATGAACCAg atTGTGCAAGGAAAACGGAGCCCATGGAAACAGACCGGTACCCAGACAAGACTCTGGAGAAAAATCCACTCCTGACCGATTCAGCTCAGGCCGTGCTCAATATGGGATACTTACCCAAACATGTCAAACAAGCTGTCGATAACGTGCTCAAGACCAAAA cTTGGCAGACAATGAACGTTGAGGATATTCTTGATGTCATTACGGAAAATGATGAAGAAAACTCGGAATCTGCGAAAACTCAAAACGAGGCTTCAGCTGCAGACgacataaaaa aTCCCGAAAAGCTCAAAGAAAGTAACGAGACTTTACGAGAACGAACGAtttgtaaaatgtgttgtacAGAGAGAGTCTCCATTGTCTTTCTTCCCTGTGGTCACCTGGTCAGCTGTGGTCAGTGTTCACCTGCACTCCGGAAGTGTCCCATGTGTCGACAGGGAATCAAAGGAACCGTCCGGGTCAAGTTCAATTAA